A genomic region of Candidatus Dadabacteria bacterium contains the following coding sequences:
- a CDS encoding efflux RND transporter permease subunit codes for MNLVETSIKNPVTVAVGVIFLVIFGVISLFRIPVQLTPDVETLRVTVSTFWRGASPFEMESEVVNEQEDELRGITGLRRLDSESSENSSEVILEFEVGADIDSKVVKVSNRLDQVREYPDEVERPVITTVDPRANAMAWFILKPLPDNSADINLYYDFADEMIRTRLERVPGVGASNVFGGRERRIEVLFDPAALARRNITIAELAASIDRENENFSAGSFNEGKRQYLVRTVGEYRTMRDIENIVVATAQSGLPVYLKDVATVRLGYEDPGYTVRQNGEPCIAVNVLRESGANSIEVKEGIFAAVEELNEGVLKENGLRLRNVYEETGYIKNAIKLVRGNLIIGGVLAITVLLLFLRSASSTMIVAIAIPSSVIGTFIVFEALGRTLNVVSLAGMSFAVGMVIDNSIVVLENVYRHMQMGKSRMKAAYDGTTEVWGAVLASTLTTAAVFIPIMFIQEQTGQLFRDIAIAISVSVILSLLVSITVIPSASSKYLSAKGAESLERLHIMSRLFSFAGRVSGFINRFTEEIMTSVRKRAVLVGFFTLLSIVLIIAVFPKTEYLPTGNRNLLFGILIPPPGYNVEEYTSIGKQLEADLEPYMNGKTATGKDLPRIKNFFYVARGKQIFMGAVAENRKELKELFPVLQQALSKVPGTFGVIIQPSIFNANIGEGRSIDVNVTGDDLDEILRTARSVFFMSMESLPGAQIRPIPSLDLGNPELRIVTEREAASRVGITNSELGFTVRSLIDGVQASEFNLEGQEVDIVLRAEQDFSERTQDIENIMITSPSGQVITVGALARVSLENGPEQINHYERQRVITIQITPPEEVALEEAIETVNDDIISVLRQSGQVGERTGFVLAGTADKLATAKDALQWNFLLAVVISFLLMAALFGSFLHPLVILVTVPFASLGGFLGLFILNLFTYQPLDILTMLGFVILIGIVINNAILIVHQALNNIRAGMEQQEAIRESVRVRIRPIFMSTLTSVFGMLPLVLAPGEGSELYKGLGSVVVGGLVLSTVFTLFLIPSVFSLMLEFRRRPSFL; via the coding sequence ATGAATCTTGTCGAGACCTCTATAAAAAATCCCGTAACCGTAGCCGTCGGCGTTATATTCCTCGTTATTTTCGGGGTTATCTCGCTTTTCAGGATTCCCGTTCAGCTTACCCCGGACGTCGAGACGCTCAGGGTTACCGTGAGCACCTTCTGGAGAGGGGCAAGCCCCTTTGAGATGGAAAGCGAGGTGGTAAACGAGCAGGAAGACGAACTCAGGGGAATAACGGGACTCAGAAGGCTTGACAGCGAGAGCTCGGAGAACTCCTCCGAGGTAATACTCGAGTTTGAAGTTGGCGCCGACATTGACTCCAAGGTGGTCAAGGTGTCAAACAGGCTTGATCAGGTAAGGGAATACCCGGACGAGGTCGAGCGGCCCGTGATAACCACCGTAGATCCCAGGGCAAACGCCATGGCGTGGTTTATCCTGAAGCCTCTTCCTGACAATTCCGCTGATATAAATCTCTACTACGACTTCGCGGACGAGATGATCCGCACCAGGCTTGAGAGGGTTCCCGGAGTCGGGGCCTCAAACGTGTTCGGCGGAAGGGAGCGGCGCATAGAGGTTCTTTTCGACCCCGCCGCGCTTGCCCGAAGAAATATCACGATAGCCGAACTTGCCGCCTCCATAGACAGGGAGAATGAGAATTTCAGCGCCGGTTCCTTTAACGAGGGTAAAAGGCAGTACCTCGTTCGAACCGTCGGAGAGTACAGAACCATGCGGGACATAGAAAACATAGTAGTGGCTACCGCGCAAAGCGGTCTTCCCGTTTACCTGAAGGACGTTGCCACTGTCCGCCTCGGGTACGAGGATCCGGGCTACACCGTGAGGCAGAACGGAGAGCCCTGCATTGCCGTTAACGTGCTTCGCGAAAGCGGGGCGAACTCAATAGAGGTTAAGGAGGGCATCTTTGCGGCCGTTGAAGAACTGAATGAGGGAGTCCTCAAGGAAAACGGACTTCGCCTCCGGAATGTCTACGAAGAGACCGGATACATAAAAAACGCGATAAAGCTCGTGAGGGGAAATCTTATTATAGGTGGCGTGCTTGCCATAACGGTTCTTCTTCTTTTCCTGAGAAGCGCGAGCAGCACGATGATCGTGGCAATCGCCATACCGTCAAGCGTCATAGGGACTTTCATAGTTTTCGAGGCGCTCGGGCGCACCTTAAACGTGGTCAGTCTCGCGGGGATGAGCTTCGCCGTCGGCATGGTCATAGACAACTCGATCGTGGTCCTTGAAAACGTGTACCGCCACATGCAGATGGGAAAATCGAGGATGAAGGCAGCCTATGACGGCACGACCGAAGTCTGGGGGGCGGTGCTTGCAAGCACCCTCACCACGGCCGCCGTGTTCATTCCGATCATGTTCATTCAGGAGCAGACGGGACAGCTGTTTCGCGACATAGCCATAGCGATCAGCGTCTCGGTCATACTTAGTCTTCTTGTTTCCATAACCGTCATACCGTCCGCGTCTTCAAAGTACCTCTCCGCAAAGGGCGCGGAATCCCTTGAGCGCCTTCATATCATGTCGCGGCTGTTCAGTTTCGCGGGGAGGGTATCCGGTTTTATAAACCGCTTTACCGAGGAGATAATGACAAGCGTCAGGAAAAGAGCGGTTCTCGTGGGTTTCTTCACCCTCTTGTCAATAGTGCTTATAATCGCCGTCTTTCCCAAGACCGAGTACCTGCCCACGGGAAACAGGAACCTGCTTTTCGGGATACTTATCCCGCCTCCCGGATACAATGTCGAGGAATATACGTCCATCGGAAAGCAGCTCGAGGCTGACCTCGAACCCTACATGAACGGAAAAACCGCGACCGGGAAAGATCTCCCACGGATAAAGAATTTCTTCTACGTCGCGAGGGGAAAACAGATTTTCATGGGCGCGGTCGCCGAGAACAGAAAGGAACTCAAGGAACTTTTTCCCGTTCTTCAACAGGCCCTGTCCAAGGTCCCGGGAACATTCGGAGTGATAATCCAGCCCAGCATCTTTAACGCCAACATAGGCGAGGGGAGGTCGATAGACGTTAACGTCACGGGAGATGATCTGGATGAGATACTGAGGACCGCCAGGAGCGTGTTTTTCATGTCCATGGAGAGCCTTCCCGGGGCGCAGATAAGACCGATTCCGAGCCTTGATCTCGGAAACCCCGAGCTCAGGATCGTTACTGAGCGGGAGGCGGCTTCCCGGGTCGGGATCACCAACAGCGAGCTCGGGTTTACCGTGAGATCCCTCATAGACGGCGTCCAGGCAAGCGAGTTTAACCTCGAGGGACAGGAGGTCGACATAGTCTTGCGGGCGGAGCAGGATTTCTCCGAGAGAACCCAGGATATAGAGAACATAATGATCACTTCTCCGAGCGGGCAGGTGATTACCGTGGGAGCCCTGGCCAGGGTCAGTCTTGAAAACGGCCCGGAGCAGATAAATCACTACGAAAGACAAAGGGTGATAACGATACAGATAACTCCTCCCGAGGAAGTTGCGCTTGAGGAGGCGATAGAGACCGTTAACGACGATATAATCTCCGTGCTTCGGCAAAGCGGCCAGGTGGGGGAGCGGACCGGTTTTGTCCTTGCCGGGACAGCGGACAAGCTCGCAACGGCAAAAGACGCGCTTCAGTGGAACTTTCTTCTGGCCGTGGTGATATCGTTTCTGCTGATGGCGGCTCTTTTCGGGAGTTTTCTCCATCCGCTTGTCATCCTGGTCACGGTTCCGTTTGCCTCCCTCGGAGGGTTCCTCGGGCTTTTCATCCTTAACCTGTTCACGTACCAGCCGCTTGATATACTGACGATGCTGGGCTTTGTGATTCTCATAGGGATAGTCATTAACAACGCCATACTCATAGTTCACCAGGCGCTTAACAACATCCGGGCCGGAATGGAGCAGCAGGAGGCCATACGCGAATCGGTAAGGGTGAGAATAAGGCCGATCTTCATGAGCACCCTGACGAGCGTATTCGGCATGCTTCCCCTTGTGCTTGCCCCGGGGGAAGGCTCTGAGCTCTACAAGGGCCTTGGAAGCGTCGTGGTCGGCGGACTTGTTCTTTCCACGGTCTTCACCCTGTTTCTGATCCCTTCCGTTTTCAGCCTAATGCTAGAGTTCCGAAGAAGGCCCTCTTTCTTATGA
- a CDS encoding efflux RND transporter periplasmic adaptor subunit — translation MRTKIFLLFLSVCFFPGLSPAQPPDAPVVVSAVVEREVRKPLRLVGATFPARKSTISSEVEGVVGKINAEEGQYVKKGETLAEIKNDKIRFALERLKSERKEALARAELSEKDFARMKELYEKGIISDGDFDRARTQRESGRAGLLSLESRIEIAEYDLAASKIAAPFNGYVTKHHAEAGQWLGLGDQVVSFVDIDTIEVMAGVPERYIDDISEGMEVEVILPSHNRLTVPAKISSVIPDADPITVSFPVRVMLENPDHAIKSSASAIIMVRIGETEKIKLVPKDSIVRSPQGSMLFAVREGLAHPVPVEEKGWYEGFTHVEGEISVGESVVVRGNERLRPMQKVRIADTIEQ, via the coding sequence ATGCGAACAAAAATCTTTCTGCTTTTTTTATCTGTCTGCTTTTTCCCCGGGCTTTCGCCCGCCCAGCCTCCCGATGCTCCAGTGGTGGTATCCGCGGTAGTTGAGAGGGAGGTAAGGAAACCCCTCAGGCTTGTCGGCGCGACGTTTCCCGCGAGAAAATCCACCATATCAAGCGAGGTCGAAGGAGTAGTCGGGAAAATAAACGCCGAGGAAGGCCAGTACGTAAAGAAAGGCGAGACGCTTGCCGAGATAAAAAACGACAAGATTCGCTTTGCCCTTGAGCGGCTTAAGAGCGAGAGAAAGGAAGCCCTCGCGAGAGCCGAGCTTTCGGAAAAAGATTTTGCAAGGATGAAAGAACTTTACGAGAAGGGAATTATTTCTGACGGAGACTTTGACAGGGCAAGGACCCAGAGGGAATCTGGCCGGGCCGGGCTGCTCAGCCTCGAGAGCCGTATCGAAATAGCCGAATACGATCTCGCGGCGTCGAAAATCGCCGCTCCTTTTAACGGCTACGTGACCAAGCACCACGCCGAAGCGGGACAGTGGCTCGGTCTCGGGGACCAGGTGGTCTCTTTTGTTGATATAGATACGATAGAGGTGATGGCGGGGGTGCCCGAGAGGTACATAGACGACATAAGCGAGGGCATGGAGGTCGAGGTGATACTGCCCTCCCACAACCGGCTGACCGTCCCCGCGAAAATCTCTTCTGTAATCCCGGACGCGGACCCGATAACGGTATCCTTTCCGGTAAGGGTTATGCTTGAGAATCCGGATCACGCGATAAAGTCGTCGGCTTCAGCCATAATCATGGTAAGGATCGGCGAAACCGAAAAAATAAAGCTCGTACCGAAAGATTCCATAGTCAGGTCTCCCCAGGGCTCCATGCTCTTTGCCGTGAGGGAGGGCTTGGCGCATCCGGTACCGGTGGAAGAAAAGGGTTGGTATGAGGGCTTCACTCACGTTGAGGGGGAAATAAGCGTGGGCGAGAGCGTGGTCGTAAGAGGAAACGAGAGACTCAGGCCCATGCAGAAAGTCAGGATTGCCGACACCATAGAGCAATGA
- the trxA gene encoding thioredoxin, which produces MASSNIVEVIDSAFDKEVMESEVPVLVDFWAPWCGPCRALSPVIEEISNDYEGSVKVGKVNVDENPETTMKFSIRSIPTLIVFKNGEVAEQIVGAVPKSEIEKVLNKALG; this is translated from the coding sequence ATGGCATCCTCAAACATAGTCGAAGTAATAGATTCCGCGTTCGATAAGGAAGTAATGGAAAGCGAAGTCCCCGTTCTGGTTGACTTCTGGGCCCCATGGTGCGGTCCCTGCAGGGCTCTTTCCCCCGTCATCGAGGAAATCTCCAATGACTACGAAGGCAGCGTTAAGGTGGGAAAGGTAAATGTGGACGAGAACCCCGAGACGACCATGAAATTCAGCATAAGAAGCATTCCCACGCTGATAGTTTTTAAAAACGGAGAGGTCGCCGAGCAGATAGTCGGCGCCGTCCCGAAAAGTGAAATAGAGAAGGTACTGAACAAGGCCCTGGGCTGA
- a CDS encoding GYD domain-containing protein — protein sequence MGKYIMLSNLTDEGRRTIKMRPERINEVNRELEEMGAKVEAQYAALGPYDFVNIVEAPDNETITKIVIELGSRGTIHIETLAAIPIGEFEEKLINE from the coding sequence ATGGGCAAATACATCATGCTTAGCAACCTCACCGACGAGGGCAGAAGGACCATAAAGATGAGGCCCGAGAGAATAAACGAGGTTAACAGGGAGCTTGAGGAAATGGGCGCCAAGGTTGAAGCCCAGTACGCGGCACTCGGTCCTTACGACTTTGTTAACATAGTGGAAGCCCCCGATAACGAAACGATCACGAAAATCGTAATAGAACTCGGTTCAAGGGGCACAATCCATATAGAGACGCTTGCCGCAATCCCCATAGGAGAGTTCGAAGAAAAACTCATAAACGAATAG
- a CDS encoding ABC transporter substrate-binding protein produces MKKLSILGSALLLVFMGISSSGCFDDEEDEAGVDCAETFCIGTLLAEGEDFNAPLIEAVGLAKDDINKAGGNIEIISGNSFQAGAGEAVASAMELLKMGVRGILGPSYSSDSVAVHPFLNENQIVAVSPSATSPTLTDRNKSVVDAGGQPFFFRVSPSDLFQGPILAKQARGNTVIVNRDDAWGEALAAIVEKEIMSDGRQVEVVSYNSEPSPPAADVVSRVEAAVQQIPDVESIVLLVFSEGAEIIRGLLDSSVIPEGTGYYVGDGLVFSSNLFPHVDEENGEIEGFKQVISTPPPGTRLEEFKERFNFSDYTAHAYDAVVILRLAALSAGSNDPSVYVSKVQEVTRGGTKCHSYATCAAALTDETTINDDIDYEGLSGPIDLNENGDITDGLYAVDTYDAQGVAQRIYLDFQGEEANTN; encoded by the coding sequence GTGAAAAAACTAAGCATTTTAGGTTCTGCCCTGCTTTTGGTTTTTATGGGAATATCCTCTTCGGGGTGCTTTGACGACGAAGAAGATGAGGCAGGGGTGGACTGTGCGGAAACTTTCTGCATAGGAACGCTCTTGGCTGAAGGCGAAGATTTCAACGCTCCTCTTATAGAAGCCGTGGGGCTTGCTAAAGACGACATTAACAAGGCAGGGGGAAATATAGAGATCATAAGTGGGAACTCTTTCCAAGCGGGAGCGGGAGAAGCTGTCGCGAGCGCTATGGAACTTCTTAAAATGGGTGTCCGAGGTATCTTGGGACCTTCATACTCCTCGGACTCTGTGGCGGTTCATCCTTTTCTAAACGAAAATCAAATAGTCGCTGTTTCGCCCTCAGCCACTTCCCCCACCCTTACAGATAGAAACAAAAGCGTCGTTGACGCTGGAGGTCAGCCTTTCTTCTTTAGAGTATCCCCTTCTGACCTCTTTCAGGGGCCAATACTGGCGAAGCAGGCTCGGGGCAACACGGTTATAGTGAATCGTGATGACGCATGGGGAGAAGCCCTTGCCGCAATTGTCGAAAAAGAGATAATGTCTGACGGCAGACAGGTCGAGGTCGTTAGCTATAACTCTGAGCCGTCTCCTCCAGCTGCCGATGTGGTCTCACGTGTTGAAGCAGCAGTGCAGCAAATCCCGGATGTAGAATCCATAGTACTGCTTGTTTTTAGTGAGGGAGCAGAGATAATCAGAGGCCTGCTTGATTCTTCGGTGATCCCCGAAGGAACCGGGTATTACGTCGGGGACGGGCTCGTGTTCAGTTCCAATCTTTTTCCGCATGTGGATGAGGAAAACGGTGAAATTGAAGGATTCAAGCAGGTAATTTCAACTCCACCTCCGGGCACAAGGCTTGAAGAATTCAAAGAACGGTTCAACTTTAGTGACTATACGGCACACGCCTACGATGCGGTGGTCATACTCCGCCTTGCGGCCTTAAGCGCCGGAAGCAACGACCCTTCCGTTTATGTTTCCAAAGTCCAGGAGGTCACGAGAGGTGGAACAAAGTGCCACAGTTACGCTACTTGCGCCGCGGCGCTTACCGACGAAACCACGATCAACGACGACATTGACTACGAGGGGCTTTCGGGTCCGATCGACCTTAACGAAAATGGAGATATAACGGACGGACTCTACGCGGTTGACACATACGATGCTCAGGGTGTAGCGCAAAGAATATATCTTGATTTTCAGGGCGAAGAAGCGAACACAAATTAA
- the hisS gene encoding histidine--tRNA ligase, translating into MKAARLHGFKDIFHPETEKLRLVESRTREVFERFGFSEIIIPILELSGVYSTGLGDTTDIVQKEMYTFETKGEEWVSMRPEGTAGVVRAFIEHSLHRKSPVTKLYYSGEMFRHEKPQEGRQRSFKQVGAELFGSKDPLADSEIIAMLWLAITELGLSDHVELELNSIGRPAEREQYKEALTDFLSPNKDSLCENCRNRLGTNPLRILDCKTGTCREITSEIPFSIQDYLSEQSSEHLDALISSLKGKSIPCRLNPRIVRGLDYYTDTVFEVTTDKLGSQNAVAAGGRYDLLVERMGGPETPAVGFAMGLERILLLIEKTGTRKNSPGKKQLVCVIHIGDEARGEAAKIADDLRKKGMRVETEYENKSLKSQMRKANRTGAAYSVIIGEDELRKKVFSLRNMKTGEEKSFPLEKLADLGGHGDFRKLL; encoded by the coding sequence ATGAAAGCGGCCCGTCTTCACGGATTCAAAGACATATTTCACCCCGAAACGGAGAAACTGCGGCTTGTAGAGAGTAGAACCAGAGAGGTGTTCGAGCGCTTCGGTTTTTCCGAGATAATCATTCCGATTCTGGAGTTATCAGGAGTCTACTCAACGGGTCTCGGCGACACTACAGACATAGTCCAGAAGGAGATGTACACCTTTGAGACCAAGGGGGAAGAATGGGTCTCGATGAGACCAGAAGGTACGGCTGGAGTCGTGAGGGCCTTTATAGAGCACTCTCTTCACAGAAAATCGCCCGTGACGAAGCTTTACTACTCGGGAGAGATGTTCAGGCACGAAAAACCCCAGGAAGGAAGGCAGAGAAGCTTCAAGCAGGTAGGAGCGGAGCTTTTCGGTTCCAAGGACCCTCTTGCCGATTCAGAGATAATCGCGATGCTCTGGCTTGCGATCACGGAACTCGGGCTCTCAGATCACGTAGAGCTTGAACTTAACTCAATAGGAAGACCGGCTGAACGCGAGCAATATAAAGAAGCCCTTACGGACTTCCTTTCCCCGAATAAGGACTCTCTTTGCGAGAACTGCCGGAACAGACTCGGCACGAACCCTCTTCGTATACTTGACTGCAAAACCGGAACGTGCCGCGAGATAACGTCTGAGATCCCCTTCTCGATCCAGGATTACCTCTCGGAGCAAAGCAGCGAGCATCTGGACGCTCTTATCTCCTCTCTCAAGGGAAAATCCATACCCTGCAGACTCAACCCAAGGATAGTGAGAGGGCTTGACTATTACACGGACACCGTCTTCGAGGTAACGACGGACAAGCTCGGCTCCCAGAACGCCGTGGCCGCAGGGGGAAGGTACGATCTTCTTGTGGAGCGGATGGGAGGGCCGGAAACCCCCGCGGTGGGCTTCGCTATGGGACTTGAGAGGATACTGCTTCTGATTGAGAAGACCGGGACGCGGAAGAATTCCCCCGGGAAAAAACAGCTCGTGTGCGTTATCCATATCGGCGATGAGGCCAGGGGCGAAGCGGCGAAAATAGCCGACGACCTGAGAAAAAAGGGCATGCGGGTCGAGACCGAATATGAAAACAAAAGCCTGAAAAGCCAGATGAGGAAAGCGAACAGGACCGGGGCCGCGTACTCCGTAATCATCGGAGAGGACGAGCTTCGGAAAAAAGTCTTTTCGCTTCGCAACATGAAAACCGGAGAGGAAAAGTCGTTTCCCCTCGAAAAACTCGCCGACCTTGGTGGACACGGCGATTTTCGGAAACTTCTCTGA
- a CDS encoding MFS transporter has product MLRKKIFYGWIIVLAGHLLITLDGMVLYSFGIFLPYLNEAFGLSNAVGSSFFSLRCVCMAFSFVFAGRLIDTHDARYLTFFGGLVGAFGFLLSAYAENVWELYITYSVMVGIGDGFLYILPVTIISRWFVKKRALAIGIATAGVPVSGLLVNPLTTWLIESFGYERALVYLSVIFTVILCSAFLVKSRPEDMNLKAYGEDSEDGTKQKGTSDWSPKEAFSHSSFWLMYAAFFFGFNTFLIIVVNLFNFSVGSGITPLVAAGAPAFIGVGSIIGRIFFSGVVANILKDVRILFVCYLLQASSIILILLVVEVWSLYLFGFLFGLFYSGWVPMFPTILGRFYGLKSLGSIFGVFGTAFSLAAISGPLISGLLFDMTQSYYNSLVVAMAASFITALLTLLIKTPAKKTGRTAA; this is encoded by the coding sequence ATGCTTAGAAAAAAAATCTTTTACGGATGGATCATAGTTCTGGCGGGACACCTGCTCATAACGCTTGACGGGATGGTTCTCTACTCGTTCGGGATATTTCTCCCTTACTTAAACGAAGCTTTCGGTCTCTCAAACGCCGTCGGATCGTCATTTTTTTCTCTAAGATGCGTCTGCATGGCCTTTTCATTCGTGTTCGCGGGAAGGCTCATAGACACCCACGACGCGAGGTACCTAACCTTCTTTGGAGGACTTGTAGGAGCATTCGGCTTTCTTCTTTCAGCTTATGCAGAAAACGTATGGGAACTCTACATAACCTACAGCGTAATGGTGGGAATAGGAGACGGGTTCCTCTACATACTGCCCGTCACCATCATCAGCAGGTGGTTTGTAAAGAAAAGGGCGCTTGCCATAGGGATCGCCACGGCGGGAGTTCCGGTTAGCGGGCTGTTGGTAAACCCGCTTACCACCTGGCTTATAGAATCATTCGGTTACGAACGCGCCCTTGTTTATCTCTCCGTGATCTTTACCGTGATACTCTGTTCCGCATTCTTGGTGAAAAGCCGCCCCGAAGACATGAACCTTAAGGCTTATGGAGAGGACTCAGAAGATGGGACAAAACAGAAGGGAACTTCTGACTGGAGTCCGAAGGAAGCGTTTTCACACTCAAGCTTCTGGCTTATGTACGCTGCCTTCTTCTTCGGGTTTAACACTTTTCTCATTATTGTAGTCAACCTTTTTAACTTCTCGGTGGGGTCGGGAATAACGCCGCTTGTGGCGGCCGGGGCGCCTGCCTTCATAGGGGTCGGAAGCATTATCGGACGGATTTTCTTCTCGGGAGTGGTAGCAAATATCCTGAAGGATGTACGCATACTGTTTGTCTGCTATCTCCTCCAGGCAAGTTCAATAATCCTGATTCTGTTGGTCGTGGAGGTATGGTCGCTTTACCTGTTCGGCTTTCTGTTCGGCCTTTTCTACAGCGGATGGGTACCGATGTTTCCGACTATACTGGGAAGATTCTACGGACTTAAGTCGCTTGGAAGCATCTTCGGTGTTTTCGGCACCGCGTTCTCACTGGCCGCAATCAGCGGTCCCCTCATCTCGGGACTCCTCTTCGACATGACCCAGAGCTACTATAACTCCCTCGTCGTGGCGATGGCGGCGTCTTTCATAACGGCTTTGTTAACGCTTCTTATAAAGACTCCGGCAAAAAAAACTGGCAGAACCGCTGCTTAG
- a CDS encoding twin-arginine translocase TatA/TatE family subunit, which translates to MGEKKMFGLGTAELLIILFIALIVLGPKELPKVARTLGRGIRELQRAKDDLKKNIEFEDDFDEKTKS; encoded by the coding sequence ATGGGGGAAAAAAAGATGTTCGGACTTGGCACGGCTGAATTACTTATAATACTGTTTATCGCCCTGATAGTTCTCGGGCCTAAGGAACTTCCTAAAGTCGCGAGAACCCTCGGCAGGGGGATAAGAGAGCTTCAGAGAGCCAAGGATGACCTCAAGAAGAACATAGAGTTTGAAGATGATTTTGACGAGAAGACCAAGTCCTAG
- a CDS encoding molybdopterin-dependent oxidoreductase: MPKITIDGIELDVDDGINVIQAAAVAGIEIPHFCYHPSLSVVAQCRQCLVEVEGVPKVLPACNTTVRDGLVVKTDTEKAFEARKAAVEFTLINHPLDCPICDKGGECPLQMTAFDHGPGYSRVGGPENKKVRQKSYLSDRIMYDANRCIMCTRCVRFTDEVTKTHELGTTGRGFRKKISVFPGKTLDNELAGNVIDICPVGALLPKDNLHEERVWYMKFTDSVCSLCSTGCNITVGVDPRKGEVSRIRPRINEEVNGHWICDRGRFDYKKVQESTRLKDPIMKSGKDYEIASWENAINSVGARLSGIKSGGVGTCAIAGSAGLTNEEMFLVAKLSSTLGDCPVICAVGTEEIEKKFDLVSNDPYPNSAGARNFMIQENGDDTKATIDSLLAGRINTLVVIEADLFEMVSGHEKYALSRALEKISFLAVIDYRLTETARHAHVILPAASPYEKNGTFTNDAGRVQRIRKAMPPPGNAKSACEILCMIGERLDKALFSYGSASEVMDDISLKIPGYGGISYDRIGTVGKVLEHGAGR, translated from the coding sequence ATGCCCAAGATAACCATCGACGGAATTGAACTTGATGTGGACGACGGAATAAACGTCATCCAGGCCGCCGCGGTGGCCGGGATAGAGATCCCACACTTCTGCTATCACCCTTCGCTGAGCGTGGTCGCCCAGTGCAGGCAATGCCTAGTAGAAGTGGAAGGCGTTCCCAAGGTGCTCCCCGCGTGCAACACGACCGTAAGAGACGGTCTCGTGGTCAAGACGGACACCGAAAAAGCTTTTGAGGCCAGGAAGGCTGCCGTCGAGTTCACGCTGATAAACCACCCGCTTGACTGCCCGATCTGCGATAAAGGCGGAGAATGTCCGCTCCAGATGACCGCTTTCGATCACGGTCCCGGCTACAGCAGGGTCGGCGGTCCCGAGAACAAGAAGGTAAGGCAGAAAAGCTACCTGAGCGACCGCATAATGTACGACGCCAACAGATGCATCATGTGCACCAGATGCGTGCGTTTCACGGACGAAGTGACAAAAACCCACGAACTTGGAACCACAGGAAGAGGATTTCGGAAGAAGATCTCCGTTTTCCCCGGGAAAACACTCGATAATGAACTTGCGGGAAACGTGATTGACATCTGCCCGGTCGGAGCCCTGCTTCCCAAAGACAACCTTCACGAAGAGAGGGTCTGGTACATGAAATTCACAGACTCCGTGTGTTCTCTCTGCAGCACCGGGTGCAACATTACCGTGGGCGTCGATCCGAGAAAAGGAGAAGTCTCCCGCATACGCCCGAGGATAAACGAGGAAGTTAACGGACACTGGATATGCGACAGGGGAAGATTCGACTACAAGAAGGTCCAGGAGTCGACCAGACTTAAGGACCCCATAATGAAAAGCGGTAAGGACTACGAGATAGCCTCTTGGGAAAACGCGATTAACAGCGTCGGTGCCAGGCTTTCGGGAATAAAGTCGGGCGGCGTGGGCACCTGCGCGATTGCGGGATCAGCCGGGCTTACAAATGAGGAAATGTTTCTCGTGGCGAAGCTTTCATCCACACTTGGAGACTGCCCGGTAATCTGCGCCGTGGGAACCGAGGAAATAGAGAAAAAATTCGACCTCGTAAGCAACGACCCGTATCCAAACAGCGCCGGAGCCAGGAATTTCATGATTCAGGAAAACGGAGACGATACGAAAGCTACGATTGACTCGCTGCTTGCCGGCAGGATCAATACGCTGGTAGTCATCGAGGCAGACCTGTTCGAGATGGTTTCAGGCCATGAGAAGTACGCTCTTTCCCGGGCTCTTGAGAAAATCAGCTTCCTTGCCGTCATCGACTACAGACTCACCGAGACCGCGAGACACGCTCACGTAATACTTCCAGCGGCAAGTCCCTATGAAAAAAACGGGACTTTCACGAACGACGCCGGACGGGTTCAGAGGATAAGAAAGGCCATGCCTCCTCCCGGGAATGCCAAGTCCGCATGCGAAATACTGTGCATGATCGGGGAGCGGCTCGACAAGGCCCTGTTCAGCTACGGCTCCGCGTCGGAAGTGATGGATGACATAAGCCTCAAGATCCCCGGATACGGGGGGATCAGCTACGACAGGATAGGTACCGTCGGAAAAGTTCTTGAACACGGCGCGGGCAGATGA